A window of Solea senegalensis isolate Sse05_10M linkage group LG20, IFAPA_SoseM_1, whole genome shotgun sequence contains these coding sequences:
- the st3gal1l2 gene encoding CMP-N-acetylneuraminate-beta-galactosamide-alpha-2,3-sialyltransferase 1: MSRLISLRVKIYAVLFCITFSMFLFTYTYRDPLSHFSKDRCACLTCMAELEDNPWFGERFNQSIHPLMTRESSVLSEETFKWWQGLQRPQPLASYTGLIERLFQLIPDKVVYMDAGSDRCRTCSVVGNSGNLNGSGYGELIDAAHFVIRINQGPTKGFEKDVGTRTTHRVLYPESAINVDSDTWLVLIPFKNQDLQWIVHKMSKMSVIKANKNKVLIYNPTFFKYVYDSWLEGHGGYPSTGFLTLLMAIHICDEVNLFGFGANQYGNWYHYWDKTYMAGTARHPMIHDRDTEYNVTLLLAEKQAIQMFKGR; encoded by the exons ATGTCTCGATTGATCAGCCTGAGAGTAAAAATCTATGCTGTGCTGTTCtgtattacattttcaatgttCCTGTTCACGTACACTTACCGAGACCCGCTCAGTCACTTCTCCAAGGACCGATGCGCCTGTCTGACCTGCATGGCGGAGCTGGAGGACAACCCGTGGTTTGGCGAGCGCTTCAATCAGTCCATCCACCCACTGATGACCAGAGAGAGCAGCGTCCTCTCTGAGGAAACCTTTAAATGGTGGCAG GGGCTGCAGCGACCACAGCCCCTGGCCAGCTACACCGGCCTGATCGAGAGACTGTTCCAGCTCATTCCGGACAAGGTCGTCTACATGGACGCCGGCTCTGATCGCTGCAGGACCTGCTCTGTGGTGGGGAACTCTGGGAACCTGAATGGCTCCGGCTATGGAGAACTGATCGATGCCGCTCATTTCGTTATACG AATAAACCAGGGTCCCACCAAGGGCTTTGAGAAGGATGTGGGCACCAGAACAACTCATCGCGTCTTGTATCCAGAGAGCGCCATAAATGTGGACAGCGACACCTGGCTGGTGCTGATCCCTTTCAAGAACCAGGATCTGCAGTGGATCGTTCACAA AATGTCTAAGATGTCTGTGATAAAGGCTAACAAAAATAAG GTGTTGATTTACAATCCCACATTTTTCAAATACGTCTACGACTCTTGGCTCGAAGGTCACGGAGGATATCCTTCGACTGGATTCCTCACCTTACTGATGGCTATCCACATATGTGACGAG GTCAATCTGTTTGGTTTCGGGGCTAACCAGTACGGAAACTGGTACCACTACTGGGATAAGACGTACATGGCTGGAACGGCCCGACACCCAATGATCCATGATCGAGATACTGAATATAATGTCACCTTGCTGCTGGCAGAGAAGCAAGCAATCCAAATGTTTAAAGGCAGATAA